TTCGGATTTGCCGGTGCCCAGACCTAACAATGGCATCCGGTCACCGTTGGATAGGGATGCATATTGCATGGTTGGTATGACGTCTTTGATGTTGTTTACGCTAGTGCTGAGGTCTCGACTCACCGTCGGTCTTCGTGATTAAAAATGTCTTTCTCTTCAACTTGGTTGGTGTAGCGACCGATGAGAACTCCCATCACCACGGCTAGATAGAGCGGTCCAATGATTCCTGTTACAACCGCGAGCATTCTCGAGACCGGCAGCACCGGTTCGATGTCCCCAAAGCCCACTGTGGTTAAGCAGATAAAAGCGAAATAGTTAATTTGCGAGAAGCCCCTCATTGACATCAGCACACTGGCGTCGGGCCCATTGGCTGATTCTTGGAGGATGTTGAGCGGCTCGAAACTGCCCGGCTGAATGGTTTCCAGGGCGCTCATGACAAGCCCCGCTGTGAGCCCCAATAACAAATAGCCAGCGGCAGCACCCATCAGTAACCCAGACGTGACTTTGCGTTCCTGGGACAACCGCTCCACCAAGCGGATCACGCTCCAACCCACCAACACACTCCAGGTGAGCACAAGAGGAAAGCCACTCACCACCCAGCGCACAGGCGTGATTTGCCAGAGAAGCAGAGCAATCAGAGCTGCGAGACCTAGGAGCTGGTACAAACGATCTTCCAGCGTGAGCGTCTCTTTGCGGATCATCACTAACTGGGTGAGCAGCAAGGCGATCAAGCCGTAGCCGAGGGGGCCGATCCAGCTCAGGCGCGGAAAAGCAAAGCTCACCAGCACCACTAAGCACAGGCTTAGAAGTAGCTCATAGATTTTTTCTCGATGGTGGCGCTTTGATCGGTTTGATTTCATCTTCAGCGCATTCCGCCAAGCTCAGGATTCCAACAATCGCGAACGCCAGCGAGCCCAGCAAGGTGGTCCGCATGGGCATTGAGCTGTCGATGTTGAATAACACCGTGCCAAACCGCTGCCACCGCGGTCCGACTTTTGGCAGCATTTGATCTCCAACCCTTGCTTGCTGGAGTTGTCAGGGCCAACGAAGGTGATTGGCTGGGATCTAGTTGCAACCAGGCGCTTCATTTGCCTTGGCCGTAGCAAAGCGCGAATCACTCCTGTTGAAGAGGTCCATGGCCCTTGTGAAGGCGCCGCCTGGTCTAAATGCCAAGAGAAAGCAGCCTTTCGTTTGTGAGCGAGGCGTTCGGTTCTCCTCCCAGCAGGCACTCCCATCAGGGAAACAACCGACTTAGTTTGGTGCGCAATTGGGAATCAGCTTCATGGCGATTCGAGAGGACGACAATCGCCCTAATCGGCGCTTCGGGATCATCAATCTGGTGTTGATTGGTTTCGGAGTGTTGTTGCTGCTCAGCAGCTTCATTCCCAGCCAAGGCATGCAGCAGGTGCCTCGGGTGCCCTATTCACTCTTCATCGACCAAGTGAATGATGGAGCCGTTAAGCGCGCTTTCATCACCCAAGATCAAATTCGCTACGAGCTCAGTGAGGTTGAGGAAGGTGCCCCTTCCGTGCTCGCAACCACGCCGATCTTCGACATGGATCTGCCTCAGCGTCTTGAGAGCAAAGGAGTTGAGTTTGCTGCCGCCCCTCCGAAAAAGCCCAATATTTTCACCACCATCCTGAGTTGGGTGGTCCCACCGCTGATCTTCATCCTGGTGCTGCAGTTCTTTGCGCGCCGCTCCATGGGCGGCGGCGGCGCTCAAGGTGCGCTCAATTTCACAAAGAGCAAAGCCAAGGTTTATGTGCCTGATGAGCAATCTCGGGTCACGTTTGCTGATGTGGCAGGTGTGGATGAAGCCAAGGACGAGCTCAACGAGATTGTTGACTTCTTAAAAACACCCGAGCGCTATACCGATATCGGTGCACGAATTCCAAAAGGGGTTTTACTGGTTGGTCCTCCAGGTACAGGTAAAACCCTTCTGTCCAAAGCCGTCGCTGGGGAAGCAGGCGTTCCCTTCTTTATCATCAGTGGTTCTGAATTCGTAGAACTTTTCGTGGGAGCAGGTGCTGCTCGCGTTCGTGATTTGTTCGAACAGGCCAAGAAGAACGCTCCTTGCATCATTTTTATTGATGAGCTTGATGCAATCGGTAAAAGCCGTTCTGGCTCCATGGGTGTGGTTGGTGGTAACGACGAGCGCGAACAAACGCTCAACCAATTGCTGACCGAAATGGATGGCTTTGCATCCAAAGACAAGCCTGTGATTGTGTTGGCAGCGACTAACCAACCTGAAGTTCTCGATGCTGCCTTGCTCCGCCCTGGTCGTTTCGACCGTCAGGTGTTGGTGGACCGCCCAGATCTCTCCGGTCGTAAAACAATTCTCGATATTTATGCCAAAAAAGTAAAACTGGCCGAAGACGTCGATCTCGATCGGATTGCGCAAGCTACCAGTGGTTTTGCAGGTGCCGATCTTGCCAACCTGGTTAACGAAGCAGCTCTACTTGCAGCTCGCAATTATCAGAAAGAGGTTTTACAGGGTGATCTCAACGAAGCTATTGAGCGGGTTGTGGCTGGGCTTGAGAAAAAAAGCAGGGTGATGCAAGACGACGAGAAGAAGGTTGTTGCTTATCACGAGGTTGGTCACGCGATTGTGGGTCACCTCATGCCAGGTGGCAGCAAGGTGGCCAAAATTTCGATCGTGCCCCGTGGCATGAGTGCCCTTGGCTACACACTGCAACTTCCCACGGAAGAACGCTTCCTCAATTCTCGCGAAGATTTGGAAGGTCAAATTGCCACCCTTCTCGGAGGTCGTTCTGCAGAGGAAATTGTGTTCGGCAAAATCACCACGGGAGCTGCCAATGATCTGCAGCGCGCCACAGATATCGCCGAGCAGATGGTTGGCACCTATGGCATGAGCGACACCCTGGGACCTCTTGCCTATGACAAGCAAGGTGGTGGTCGTTTCCTTGGTGGCAATAACAATCCACGCCGTGCAGTCAGTGATGCCACCGCGCAAGCGATCGATCGTGAGGTGCGAGGTCTTGTGGATCGTGCCCATGACCAAGCCGTTTCGATTCTCCGCCAAAACATGGCGTTGCTCGAAACGATCTCTCAAAAAATCCTTGAAAAGGAAGTCATCGAAGGGGATGATCTCAAGGAGATGCTTTCAGCCAGCGTGATGCCTGATGAGCCATCCGTTGCTGCTTAATCTGCTGCGCTTTCGGTCGCGAAAATGACGTTTTAGCTTTTAGCAACTGTATGAACTGTCCTCTCATGGGGGGCAGTTTTTTGTTGGATCCGTCAGCCATCAACGCCGCAAACGATTCCATTGTTTGAAGCATTTGGCGTCTCAATCGCAACGGTTCCAGCACGCGGGGCTAAGAAAACTTGACGAGCAGCCCTCTCATCCCCGATAACACTCCTTTGAAGCCGCTGGCATGGATAAGGGAGTTGCTGCTGTTCTCACCTCCTTAAGCGGGCGTGATTACCTGTCGTCTGCAGATGTTTCTGCGGAGGAAACCCAGGCCCTGCTCGACCTCGCGCGCCAACTCAAGTCTGGCGACCGTCGCATCGATCTCGGCAACCGGGTGCTCGGTTTGATCTTCACCAAAGCGTCCACGCGCACCAGGGTGAGTTTTCAAGTGGCGATGGCCCGGCTTGGTGGTCAAACCGTGGATCTCAATCCCCAGGTGACCCAGCTCGGTCGAGGAGAACCACTGGAAGATACGGCCAGGGTGTTGAGTCGGTTTTGTGATGCTCTCGCTGTGCGCACCTTTGCTCAACAAGAGCTAGTGGATTACGCCTACTGGGCTTCGATTCCGGTGATCAATGCCCTCACGGATCTCGAACATCCATGTCAGGCCTTGGCTGATTTCCTCACGATGCAGGAGGCCTTTGGTGACCTTCAAGGTCAAACCCTGGCTTACGTGGGTGATGGCAACAATGTGGCCCACTCTTTAATGCTTTGCGGCGCTCTTCTGGGCGTGAATGTGCGCATCGGTTGTCCCGATGGTTTTGAGCCCCTCCCCGGGGTGCTGGATCAAGCCCGTGCTCTTGCCGTGTCAGGTGCTCAGATTGAGGTCACCAGTAATCCAGTTGCGGCGGTGCAGGGAGCCCAAGCCCTTTACACGGATGTTTGGGCGTCGATGGGGCAGGAACAGGAGCAAGCGGAGCGCGAACAGGCGTTTAAAGGTTTTTGCTTGGATGAGGCACTGCTAGCAGAAGCTGATCCGAAGGCGATTGTGCTGCATTGTTTGCCTGCTCATCGAGACGAAGAGATCAGTGCTGGGGTGATGGAGAGTGCCTCAAGCCGGATCTTTGACCAAGCGGAGAATCGTTTGCATGCCCAGCAGGCTCTCCTCGCCGTATTGCTTGGTGGTTTGTGAGCGCATCGCACCAGGCGTTTTCACTGCCTGGTGGGGCAGTGACTGTCGTTCTCATTCATGGATTCACCGGTTCGCCCTCTGAGATGCAACTCCTCGCTGAGTCCTTGAACGCCCAGGGTTATGGCGTTGAAGTACCTCTGCTCGTGGGTCATGGAACCACTCTCAATGATCTGATGGGAGTTCATCCACAGCAGTGGATTGACCCGCTCGATGCCTTGATCACCCGCCTGTTGTCAGAAGGTCAGAGTGTGGTGGTGGGTGGTTTGTCGTTGGGCTCAATTTTGAGTTTGCAATTGGCGTTGCGCCATCCCCAAATCAAGGCCCTCCTGCTGTATTCACCGCCGATTCGCAGCGGAGATCCACGCCGCTTTTTGGCCCCATTGCTCGTTCGTTTTACGCAATCGCTGCCGAAGCCTGCCTCTGATTTTTTTGACCCGATCGCGGCACAGCGGCTTTGGTCTTACGACCGCTATCCAGTGGTAACCAGTGCTCGAGTTCTTGATCTCATCTCTCGCACGCGCAAGCAGCTCACCAAGATTCAGCAACCGCTTTTGGCGATTGCAAGTCGTCGCGACAAGGTGATTTCAGCCAGTGGCATTGAGCTGTTGATGCGCAATGTGCAGTCCTCACCTCGAGAACTTCACTGGTTAGAGCGCAGCGGTCATGCGATCACGGTGGATGCTGAATGGACAATGGTGCGTGATCTCAGTCTCGACTTTTTACGTAAGATTTTTTGAATATCTACTTGAAGCATGGATCAAGTCGAACGAGGCAACTGGCAACGGATTCTCGAAACCTTAGAAGCGGCGGATGATCGCGACAGCGGCTTTTATCGCAGGGCTAAAGCCATCTGTAACGGTGAGCCAGACCCCTTGCTCGAGCAGGAGCGGAAGGATCAGGAGCAGAGGGAGCAGAACGGATGAGCATGAACCCGATTGAGCGAGGCCTGGAACAATCCTTTGAGCTCGAAAAGTGGGGCCGGTTCATCCGTGAGTGCGATGACATCGAAACCCTGAGAGAAACGGCGCTGTCTCTGGTTCAGCAACTGGCTCAGCTCAAAGCTTCAAGTTCCTGGATGGCGTCTCGTGCCTCCGAATCCGAAAATGCCAAGCTGGAAATGTTGGCGGAATTGATCAAGCAAAAAAACCTCGACCAGGAGAAATCATGAGCGTTCTTTCCATTCTGCGGACGTCCGTTGGATTGCGAACCATCGTGATCACTGGATCCACTGCGGCTGTTGTGTCGGTTGCTTCTGCGTTGCCGAGCTATGCCAGCTGGGAGCCGAAACCTGAGCCCAAGTTTTGGAGTGAGGTGCGCCAGCAAATGAGTGATGAGGAGACGGTAACCCAGGCTGATTGGACGTTTGTTGAGGCGATGCAATCCCCCAAGATCGACGCCGCTGAATATTTGCGTGATCCTCGCCGTGATGATCAAGCGGTGACGTTTCAGGCCTTGCTGTTGATGCGCAAGGGAGAGAGCAACCCTTGGGGAATGCGGCAGTTGTCTATGCGCGCCCAGTGTGTTGATGGGGTGCTGGAGCGGCAGGATCAGGAGGGGCGCTGGAGCCCTTATCCAGGGCGAAAGGGAACGGCTTCCAAAGTGAATTGGATCTGCGCTCAAGCTCCTAATCCCTGAGGCCTTGCCAAATCCTCATTGAATAGGTACATATGTATTGACTGAATTGGACGTCCTGGTGACCACTGGATCCCCCGAGCCGCTTACCACTGCTCAGCAGGAGCTCTACGACTGGCTGTCGGACTACATCGGTAGCCATCGCCATAGTCCCTCCATTCGTCAGATGATGCAGGCAATGGGTCTCCGTTCACCTGCTCCTGTGCAAAGCCGATTGCGCCATTTGCAACAAAAAGGATGGCTCACTTGGCAGGAGGGGCAAGCGCGCACCCTGCAATTGTTGGGAGATGTGGCATCTGGAATACCGGTGCTTGGCGCTGTAGCGGCCGGTGGCTTGGTGGAAACCTTTGATGATGTGCAAGAACATCTTGATTTGGCTCCAGTTCTCGAAACCCGTGGCTTGTTTGCGCTCACGGT
The Synechococcus sp. CC9311 DNA segment above includes these coding regions:
- a CDS encoding potassium channel family protein; the protein is MKSNRSKRHHREKIYELLLSLCLVVLVSFAFPRLSWIGPLGYGLIALLLTQLVMIRKETLTLEDRLYQLLGLAALIALLLWQITPVRWVVSGFPLVLTWSVLVGWSVIRLVERLSQERKVTSGLLMGAAAGYLLLGLTAGLVMSALETIQPGSFEPLNILQESANGPDASVLMSMRGFSQINYFAFICLTTVGFGDIEPVLPVSRMLAVVTGIIGPLYLAVVMGVLIGRYTNQVEEKDIFNHEDRR
- a CDS encoding carboxylesterase, giving the protein MSASHQAFSLPGGAVTVVLIHGFTGSPSEMQLLAESLNAQGYGVEVPLLVGHGTTLNDLMGVHPQQWIDPLDALITRLLSEGQSVVVGGLSLGSILSLQLALRHPQIKALLLYSPPIRSGDPRRFLAPLLVRFTQSLPKPASDFFDPIAAQRLWSYDRYPVVTSARVLDLISRTRKQLTKIQQPLLAIASRRDKVISASGIELLMRNVQSSPRELHWLERSGHAITVDAEWTMVRDLSLDFLRKIF
- the ftsH gene encoding ATP-dependent zinc metalloprotease FtsH; this encodes MAIREDDNRPNRRFGIINLVLIGFGVLLLLSSFIPSQGMQQVPRVPYSLFIDQVNDGAVKRAFITQDQIRYELSEVEEGAPSVLATTPIFDMDLPQRLESKGVEFAAAPPKKPNIFTTILSWVVPPLIFILVLQFFARRSMGGGGAQGALNFTKSKAKVYVPDEQSRVTFADVAGVDEAKDELNEIVDFLKTPERYTDIGARIPKGVLLVGPPGTGKTLLSKAVAGEAGVPFFIISGSEFVELFVGAGAARVRDLFEQAKKNAPCIIFIDELDAIGKSRSGSMGVVGGNDEREQTLNQLLTEMDGFASKDKPVIVLAATNQPEVLDAALLRPGRFDRQVLVDRPDLSGRKTILDIYAKKVKLAEDVDLDRIAQATSGFAGADLANLVNEAALLAARNYQKEVLQGDLNEAIERVVAGLEKKSRVMQDDEKKVVAYHEVGHAIVGHLMPGGSKVAKISIVPRGMSALGYTLQLPTEERFLNSREDLEGQIATLLGGRSAEEIVFGKITTGAANDLQRATDIAEQMVGTYGMSDTLGPLAYDKQGGGRFLGGNNNPRRAVSDATAQAIDREVRGLVDRAHDQAVSILRQNMALLETISQKILEKEVIEGDDLKEMLSASVMPDEPSVAA
- the argF gene encoding ornithine carbamoyltransferase, whose protein sequence is MDKGVAAVLTSLSGRDYLSSADVSAEETQALLDLARQLKSGDRRIDLGNRVLGLIFTKASTRTRVSFQVAMARLGGQTVDLNPQVTQLGRGEPLEDTARVLSRFCDALAVRTFAQQELVDYAYWASIPVINALTDLEHPCQALADFLTMQEAFGDLQGQTLAYVGDGNNVAHSLMLCGALLGVNVRIGCPDGFEPLPGVLDQARALAVSGAQIEVTSNPVAAVQGAQALYTDVWASMGQEQEQAEREQAFKGFCLDEALLAEADPKAIVLHCLPAHRDEEISAGVMESASSRIFDQAENRLHAQQALLAVLLGGL
- the lexA gene encoding transcriptional repressor LexA; amino-acid sequence: MTTGSPEPLTTAQQELYDWLSDYIGSHRHSPSIRQMMQAMGLRSPAPVQSRLRHLQQKGWLTWQEGQARTLQLLGDVASGIPVLGAVAAGGLVETFDDVQEHLDLAPVLETRGLFALTVNGDSMVDAHIADGDVVLMEPVQEPGRLRQGTIVSALVAGSGTTLKHFHLDGSVVRLEAANPAYDPIELPAEQVQVQGKLMAVWRQV